A genomic segment from Bradyrhizobium diazoefficiens USDA 110 encodes:
- a CDS encoding acyl-CoA synthetase: protein MAGIHALDRLIGNDYPDLATDEEVRAFEQVPYADRVAAESTYDAIRLGAARNPDGAAIQFLQNADPADTPVVVTYRDFVARVTQAANVFHALGAEKGDVISFMLPLVPDAFVTLFGAEAAGIANPVNPLLEPHQIAEILEAANTKILVALGPMPGTDIWQKVEQIRPQLKHLKAIVQVFGGGDPANGVFAFNDLIKQQPSDRLISGRKILGSDIAAYFHTGGTTGTPKLVRHTHANQVYQAWALNLLLKSKPGANLLFGMPLFHVGGSLTQVLLMLSSGGSLVVLSPSGWRNPNAVKNIWGLVERFKPEALSSVPTVLAATLAVPPGNADISSLKYAAGGGSAIPVAVGSAIQDKLKLPVVEVYGMTETSSVHTLAYPSRPIRLGSVGLPMPYARVRIVQLDADGRLIRDCAPDEIGVVIMAGPGVFGGYLNDEHNKGAFVDEVWVNSGDLGRLDADGYLWITGRAKDLVIRGGHNIDPAPIEEIMFRHPAVGFAAVVGQPDAYAGELPVGYVQLKPGAKVEPGELEAWVRERTPERAAVPVQVIPIDPMPVTGVGKVFKPQLRWDAAERVFTKVLAPLAARGIDCKVRVGAHGSHGSIATVTLAGLPADQREAVAGEVRTLLAPFVMRHEVVQV, encoded by the coding sequence ATGGCGGGCATCCACGCGCTCGATCGGCTGATTGGCAACGACTATCCGGACCTGGCGACTGACGAAGAGGTCCGGGCCTTCGAGCAGGTCCCCTACGCGGATCGCGTCGCGGCCGAGAGCACCTATGACGCGATCAGGTTAGGTGCTGCGCGCAATCCCGACGGCGCAGCGATCCAGTTCCTGCAAAACGCCGATCCGGCCGATACGCCGGTTGTGGTCACGTACCGCGACTTCGTGGCGCGCGTCACGCAGGCCGCCAACGTGTTTCACGCGCTCGGCGCGGAGAAGGGCGACGTCATCAGCTTCATGCTGCCGCTGGTGCCCGACGCCTTCGTGACGCTGTTCGGCGCGGAAGCTGCCGGCATCGCCAATCCCGTCAATCCGCTGCTCGAGCCGCACCAGATCGCGGAAATCCTGGAGGCCGCGAACACGAAGATCCTGGTGGCGCTCGGGCCGATGCCCGGCACCGACATCTGGCAGAAGGTCGAGCAGATCCGCCCGCAGCTCAAGCATCTCAAGGCGATCGTGCAGGTGTTCGGTGGCGGCGACCCGGCGAACGGTGTGTTTGCTTTCAACGATTTGATCAAGCAGCAGCCGTCCGACCGGCTGATCAGCGGACGCAAGATTCTCGGCAGCGATATCGCCGCTTATTTCCATACCGGCGGCACCACCGGTACGCCGAAGCTGGTGCGGCACACCCACGCCAACCAAGTCTACCAGGCGTGGGCGCTCAACCTGCTGCTGAAGTCGAAGCCCGGTGCCAACCTGTTGTTCGGCATGCCGTTGTTTCACGTCGGCGGATCGCTGACGCAGGTGCTTCTGATGCTGTCGAGCGGCGGCTCGCTGGTCGTGCTGTCGCCGAGCGGCTGGCGCAATCCGAATGCGGTGAAGAACATTTGGGGGCTGGTCGAGCGCTTCAAGCCCGAGGCGCTGTCGAGCGTGCCGACGGTGCTCGCCGCGACGCTGGCGGTGCCGCCGGGCAATGCCGACATCTCCAGCCTGAAATATGCTGCCGGCGGCGGCTCGGCGATCCCCGTCGCCGTCGGCTCGGCGATTCAGGACAAACTGAAGCTGCCGGTGGTCGAAGTCTACGGCATGACCGAGACCTCGAGCGTGCACACGCTCGCTTATCCGTCACGGCCGATCCGGCTCGGTTCGGTCGGCCTGCCCATGCCCTATGCGCGCGTGCGCATCGTGCAGCTCGATGCCGACGGCCGCCTGATCCGCGACTGCGCGCCGGACGAGATCGGTGTCGTGATCATGGCGGGGCCCGGCGTGTTCGGCGGCTATCTCAACGACGAGCACAACAAGGGCGCCTTCGTCGACGAGGTCTGGGTCAATTCCGGCGATCTCGGCCGGCTGGACGCCGACGGCTATCTCTGGATCACCGGTCGCGCCAAGGATCTCGTCATCCGCGGCGGCCACAACATCGATCCGGCGCCGATCGAGGAGATCATGTTCCGCCATCCCGCCGTTGGCTTCGCCGCGGTGGTCGGCCAGCCCGACGCCTATGCCGGCGAACTGCCGGTCGGTTACGTGCAGTTGAAACCGGGTGCCAAGGTCGAGCCGGGCGAGCTTGAGGCGTGGGTGCGCGAGCGCACGCCGGAGCGCGCCGCCGTGCCGGTGCAGGTCATCCCGATCGATCCGATGCCGGTCACGGGGGTCGGCAAGGTGTTCAAGCCGCAGCTGCGCTGGGACGCGGCCGAGCGCGTGTTCACGAAGGTGCTGGCGCCGCTCGCTGCGCGCGGCATCGACTGCAAGGTCAGGGTCGGCGCTCATGGCAGCCACGGCTCGATCGCCACCGTGACGCTGGCGGGCCTGCCGGCCGACCAGCGCGAGGCGGTCGCGGGCGAGGTGCGCACCCTGCTCGCGCCGTTCGTGATGCGGCACGAGGTGGTGCAGGTGTAG